In Desulfonispora thiosulfatigenes DSM 11270, the DNA window ACTTTTTTTCCAGTCATTTTCTCTAATTCTTTTCTTAAAGCATCTACTTCAGCACCACCACGTCCGATTACGATTCCTGGTTTAGCTGTATGAAGGTTAACTTTAACTCGACTATTAGCCGCTCTTTCGATAGTAATTAAAGAAATACCCGCTTGAAATAATTTATTTTTTAGGAACTTACGAATTTTAATATCTTCATGGAGGAGTTCAACATAGTTTTTGTCAGAATACCATTTTGCGTCCCAATCTCTAATGACACCAATTCGTAATCCTTTAGGACTTACCTTTTGACCCACTTACTCATCCCTCCTTTTTTTCTGTAACTATTACAGTAATATGACTTGTTCTTTTACGAATACTATCTGCTTTTCCCATAGCTCTCGGTCTAAAACGTTTTAAAGTAGCTCCTTGATCAACATAAGCTTTGCCCACTACCAATGAATCAAGATCCATATCATAATTGTGCTCAGCATTTGCTACAGCCGACTTTAATACTTTTTCTATTAAGAAAGCTCCCTTGTTAGGCATGAACTTTAAAATTGTAAAAGCATCTTTAATATCTTTTCCCCTAATAAGGTCAATAACTTGACGCGCTTTACGGGGTGATATACGTATATGTTTAGCAACAGCTTTAGCTTCCATAACTAGAACCCCCTTTCTGTTTCTATCTTAGGCCTGTAGAACGTTCAGTTCCTGCATGACCTTTATAAGTTCTAGTAGGAGCAAATTCTCCTAATTTATGTCCAACCATATCATCAGTTACATACACAGGAACGTGTTTACGACCATCATGTACAGCAATCGTATGACCTACCATTTGGGGAAAAATTGTTGAACTTCTTGACCAAGTTTTTAAAACTCTTTTTTCATTCTTTTCGTTCAAAACTTCAATCTTAGCTAACAACTTTTTTTCAACGTAAGGTCCTTTTTTAAGCGATCTACCCATATTAAGTAGTCAACCTCCCTTCCAAAAGGATTAGTCTTTGCGTGATTTTACGATATACTTGCTACTTGCTTTTTTCTTCTTACGTGTATTTCCACCAATAGCAACCTTACCCCAAGGACTAACTGGTGATTTACGTCCTATTGGAGAACGACCTTCACCACCACCATGAGGGTGATCATTAGGGTTCATTACAAGTCCACGTACTGTTGGTTTGATACCTTTCCAACGTGAGCGACCTGCTTTACCAATAGTTATGTTTTCATGTTCAACGTTACCAACTTGACCTACAGTAGCTTTACACTCAACATGTACTAAGCGTACTTCGCCAGAAGGTAATCTTAAATGAGCATACTCTTTTTCTTTAGCCATCAACTGTGCATAAGTTCCTGCTGAACGACAAAGTTGACCACCTTTTTTAATTTTTAACTCAATATTATGAATGATAGTACCAACAGGCATATCTTTTAATGCTAACGAATTTCCAACTTTTATATCTGATTCAGGACCAGAATATATAACATCGCCTACTTTTAAGCCCTTAGGAGCTAATATATATCTTTTTTCCCCATCAAAGTAATTCAGTAATGCAATTCTTGCAGAACGGTTTGGATCATATTCTATAGTTGCAACTTTAGCTGGAATACCATCTTTATCCCTTTTAAAGTCGATTTTTCTATAAGCTTGTTTATGTCCGCCACCTTTGTGTCTAACTGTTATGCTACCTCTGTTATTACGTCCTGCATTTTTCTTCAAGGGTTCAATTAATGACTTCTCAGGTTTATCGGTTGTTATCTCTTCAAATGAAGAAACAGTCATTTGACGTCTTCCTGGTGAAGTTGGCTTGAACTTTTTAACTGCCATTACAGTTCCCTCCTTCTTGAAAAAGCAACTTGTTGCGTAAATAGTAAATTTAATAAAACTTATTTAGTAAGGAATTATTTTATTAAATTTACATATTATATTTAAAGACCTTCAAAAATTTCTATTGTGTCTCCATCTTTTAAAGTTACAATAGCTTTTTTCCAATCTGATGTTCTTCCTAGAGAACGTCCAACTCGTTTTACTTTTCCTTTAACATTCATGGTTTTTACATCTAAAACTTTTACTTTAAATATATCTTCTACAGCTTTTTTAATATCAATTTTATTCGCCTTTTTTGCAACCTTAAAAGTATATTTGTTTTCTTCCATAACTCCCATAGACTTTTCAGTTACAATAGGTTTAACTATAATGTCGCGTGAATTTAACATTATGCTAACACCTCCTCAACTTTAGATACAGCATCTTTAGTTATAATTAACTTGTCATGATTTATAACATCATAAACATTTAAAGATGAAGCAGCTAAAGATGTAACTCCAGGAATATTACGAGCTGATTTGAAAATAACTTCATCAGAATCGGCTGTAACAACTAAAGTTTT includes these proteins:
- the rplV gene encoding 50S ribosomal protein L22, with amino-acid sequence MEAKAVAKHIRISPRKARQVIDLIRGKDIKDAFTILKFMPNKGAFLIEKVLKSAVANAEHNYDMDLDSLVVGKAYVDQGATLKRFRPRAMGKADSIRKRTSHITVIVTEKKEG
- the rpsS gene encoding 30S ribosomal protein S19, yielding MGRSLKKGPYVEKKLLAKIEVLNEKNEKRVLKTWSRSSTIFPQMVGHTIAVHDGRKHVPVYVTDDMVGHKLGEFAPTRTYKGHAGTERSTGLR
- the rplB gene encoding 50S ribosomal protein L2 encodes the protein MAVKKFKPTSPGRRQMTVSSFEEITTDKPEKSLIEPLKKNAGRNNRGSITVRHKGGGHKQAYRKIDFKRDKDGIPAKVATIEYDPNRSARIALLNYFDGEKRYILAPKGLKVGDVIYSGPESDIKVGNSLALKDMPVGTIIHNIELKIKKGGQLCRSAGTYAQLMAKEKEYAHLRLPSGEVRLVHVECKATVGQVGNVEHENITIGKAGRSRWKGIKPTVRGLVMNPNDHPHGGGEGRSPIGRKSPVSPWGKVAIGGNTRKKKKASSKYIVKSRKD
- the rplW gene encoding 50S ribosomal protein L23, which codes for MLNSRDIIVKPIVTEKSMGVMEENKYTFKVAKKANKIDIKKAVEDIFKVKVLDVKTMNVKGKVKRVGRSLGRTSDWKKAIVTLKDGDTIEIFEGL